A stretch of the Schistocerca serialis cubense isolate TAMUIC-IGC-003099 chromosome 2, iqSchSeri2.2, whole genome shotgun sequence genome encodes the following:
- the LOC126458133 gene encoding uncharacterized protein LOC126458133, which yields MESTECGEMFAPLAPDTQHLETVRALHQTVVALRVALDKSRTELEALRLKVRSSAVYTDTIEKLSLENHILRQRILDVKNVPETVGNVLHPREEQSAVEQATEHMESSTNRKLKESSELIVEGKDLPGKTGSSAEAVRENIEARVTSSSVPVKGAEATTQAAHNLQTISPAIKNANQITENTENSVADKGNRDAVKLDSDETKTQKGEQVQVIKSLSESSGDKSACSEQEQVSPQGGKNAGESDNESEEVDDIELIFTTEETKELGMLQEDLVSITEAENWQPGSVLVKFSEADHFDELPEEAQETDGEDRGSIEDAKDASKESNLTKVWTQSVLVETDISKCGVVDEIEQQGRVSRRNTLPNPLIHQPIVRDPLPGSRGHGTVLFSASPRSATVKFSPVVSKTSGSECKQSPVRPILSEKNAIKRESEAQTDITALPSHWKSESYLAHKVAHNFTTLPSKFTLPVQQLPNKYSLRLSEKTREARRTLLSDINFTSMVPELSRSADHLCQDEVEGGCTGVVGPALCRNYPHAHAYMKNVNGGHDGHTGSSLISPGYSHFRDYGKDAWSPSCDCSQSGPISYGSSQNRLGWDSVPGSTRYRGSLTSITHQSSYEYPESKRRYSWRPSPDSYHKAGVPQKPTWGSVPSSPTRCRWGHVTPFAPSYATPQSEADLYTPSYWSAKQPQARLSKARTRNRVTFFDAPLHHRGHPGQSLPDLRADVELESGDSTDSLIDEAEEYLRRSIDSMLTGTDWSRTVKRRQVRRVSEPDPIREFRPPKSAHPFLPKIPRDLKLDYFVKVITNEGRVMVGRVRYVGSVPTKDEPYVGVELPQDAGNSDGSFEGRRFFDSDPDKAVFVPFKKVVMAWSI from the exons ATGGAAAGCACAGAATGTGGGGAAATGTTTGCTCCATTGGCCCCTGACACACAGCACCTGGAGACAGTGAGGGCACTGCATCAGACAGTTGTTGCCTTACGTGTGGCCCTCGATAAGTCAcgtacagaattggaagcactgcgACTTAAAGTGCGATCGAGTGCTGTTTACACAGACACAATTGAAAAACTCTCACTGGAAAACCACATTTTGCGGCAGCGAATTTTGGATGTAAAAAATGTTCCAGAAACCGTGGGTAATGTATTACACCCACGTGAGGAGCAGTCTGCAGTAGAGCAAGCTACTGAACACATGGAGTCTTCCACAAACAGAAAACTCAAAGAAAGTTCAGAATTGATTGTTGAAGGAAAGGATCTACCAGGTAAAACAGGAAGCTCCGCTGAAGCTGTGCGGGAAAATATAGAGGCAAGAGTAACTTCTTCATCTGTGCCAGTAAAAGGTGCTGAAGCTACTACACAAGCTGCACATAATCTCCAAACTATTTCTCCAGCCATAAAAAATGCAAATCAAATTACAGAGAATACTGAGAATAGTGTTGCTGATAAAGGCAATAGAGATGCTGTTAAACTGGATTCAGATGAGACGAAGACACAGAAAGGTGAACAAGTGCAAGTCATCAAGTCACTGTCAGAGAGCAGTGGAGACAAATCAGCATGCAGTGAGCAGGAGCAGGTATCCCCACAGGGTGGCAAGAACGCCGGCGAGTCTGACAACGAGTCTGAAGAGGTGGATGACATCGAACTCATATTTACGACAGAGGAAACAAAAGAGTTGGGCATGCTGCAGGAAGACCTCGTATCAATAACTGAAGCAGAGAATTGGCAGCCGGGCAGTGTCTTGGTGAAATTTTCTGAAGCTGACCATTTTGATGAACTACCTGAAGAGGCACAAGAGACAGATGGTGAGGACAGGGGATCAATAGAAGATGCTAAAGATGCGTCAAAAGAATCTAACCTGACGAAAGTATGGACACAGTCTGTACTAGTGGAAACAGACATATCAAAGTGTGGAGTTGTTGATGAAATTGAGCAACAGGGACGTGTGTCCAGAAGAAACACTCTACCAAATCCCCTTATCCACCAGCCAATAGTGCGTGACCCACTGCCCGGTAGCCGAGGCCATGGCACGGTTTTGTTTTCTGCCAGTCCAAGGAGCGCCACTGTAAAATTTTCACCAGTGGTGAGTAAAACAAGTGGTTCTGAATGCAAACAGTCTCCAGTGAGACCCATTCTTTCAGAAAAGAATGCCATAAAAAGAGAGTCTGAAGCACAAACTGATATCACTGCATTACCATCTCACTGGAAATCTGAAAGCTACTTAGCACATAAGGTGGCGCACAACTTTACAACCTTACCATCAAAATTCACACTCCCAGTGCAACAACTGCCAAACAAGTATTCCCTACGACTCTCTGAAAAAACTCGAGAGGCACGAAGAACATTATTGTCTGACATCAACTTCACAAGTATGGTACCAGAGCTTTCACGCAGTGCAGATCATCTTTGCCAGGATGAAGTTGAAGGAGGTTGCACTGGAGTGGTTGGTCCTGCTCTTTGTAGGAATTACCCTCATGCTCATGCATATATGAAGAATGTGAATGGAGGACATGATGGGCACACAGGATCTAGTCTGATATCTCCAGGCTATTCTCATTTTCGTGATTATGGGAAGGATGCTTGGTCTCCATCCTGTGACTGTTCACAGAGTGGCCCAATAAGCTATGGTAGTTCTCAAAACAGGCTCGGATGGGACAGTGTACCAGGGAGTACTCGTTATCGTGGGTCACTGACATCCATAACCCATCAGTCATCATACGAATATCCTGAATCCAAAAGGAGGTACTCGTGGAGACCTTCTCCAGATTCCTATCACAAAGCAGGTGTGCCGCAGAAGCCGACATGGGGTTCTGTTCCCTCATCACCAACACGTTGCCGGTGGGGTCACGTTACTCCATTTGCACCTTCCTATGCTACTCCACAGTCTGAAGCAGACTTGTATACTCCATCATATTGGTCTGCAAAACAGCCCCAAGCAAGATTGTCAAAAGCAAGAACGAGAAACAGAGTTACTTTCTTTG ATGCTCCATTGCACCATCGAGGACACCCTGGCCAGTCACTGCCTGATCTACGGGCAGACGTGGAACTGGAGAGTGGAGACTCGACAGATTCTCTTATTGATGAAGCAGAAGAATATTTGAGGCGATCAATTGACTCAATGTTGACGGGTacagactggagtagaactgtaaAGCGCAGGCAGGTCCGACGTGTATCAGAGCCCGATCCAATAAGAG AGTTCAGACCACCAAAATCAGCTCATCCTTTCCTTCCAAAAATTCCCCGTGATCTGAAGCTGGATTACTTTGTGAAAGTGATTACCAATGAAGGACGAGTGATGGTCGGAAGGGTGCGGTATGTTGGCTCAGTGCCCACAAAGGATGAACCATATGTTGGAGTAGAATTGCCTCAGGATGCTGGAAATTCAGATGGATCATTTGAAGGACGTCGATTCTTTGATAG